One genomic window of Motacilla alba alba isolate MOTALB_02 chromosome 1, Motacilla_alba_V1.0_pri, whole genome shotgun sequence includes the following:
- the LOC119703657 gene encoding basic salivary proline-rich protein 4-like, with protein MPEEWNAIQRDLDNTEKRAHENLTQPRPLVKRPSPVLPIPAGRCDSTERSPAHSSPEEQPPNRETEAGAGWVHPRSPSEPGLPGGREKLGATRPPARPFRGGPAPMCLTARKERTPGAAAFPSPAQGSRQGRLPPLQGQREPGAIPAPGPAQRSHRPGHRGCCSRALPPPLPPGLMRGLRRTRGRAAGEKEAPPLLLPTSANINIYTQVHTRTLADLHTDTHRCPAAHAALEAGGSPGTGGTTRGHRCRGQGERPQAALSPPAGSHRAHRSPAYPAGPMAARPGFIGFNLGREPWPAGRREQWKGSGRWVTSGGEPMLEP; from the exons ATGCCTGAGGAATGGAATGCCATCCAGCGGGACCTGGACAACACTGAAAAGAGGGCTCATGAAAACCTCACCCA GCCTCGGCCACTAGTTAAGAGACCCTCGCCGGTACTTCCCATTCCAGCCGGCCGCTGCGACAGCACCGAGCGgtcccctgcccacagcagccccgAAGAGCAGCCACCGAACcgggaaactgaggcaggggcaggctgggttCACCCAAGGTCGCCCAGCGAGCCCGGTCTCCCGGGGGGGCGGGAGAAGCTCGGAGCcacccgcccgcccgcccggcctTTCCGGGGCGGCCCCGCACCCATGTGTCTCACGGCGCGGAAGGAGAGGACCCCCGGGGCTGCCGCCTTCCCCTCCCCGGCGCAGGGGAGCCGGCAGGGCCGCCTCCCTCCCCTTCAGGGCCAGCGTGAGCCGGGCGCCATCCCCGCTCCCGGCCCTGCGCAGCGCTCTCACCGACCTGGGCACCGCGGCTGCTGCTCCCGGGCACTCCCGCCGCCACTGCCGCCCGGGCTCATGCGGGGGCTGCGCCGCActcggggccgggccgcgggcgAGAAGGAggcgccgccgctgctgctgccg ACATCTGCAAATATAAACATATACACGCAGGTGCACACGCGCACACTCGCTGACctccacacagacacacacaggtgCCCAGCTGCACACGCAGCCCTGGAGGCCGGCGGCAGTCCAGGGACTGGTGGCACAACAAGAGGCCATCGCTGCCGTGGGCAAGGAGAGCGGCCGCAAGCAGCTCTGAGTCCCCCGGCGGGTTCCCACCGAGCCCACCGGAGTCCAGCCTATCCGGCAGGCCCCATGGCAGCCCGCCCAGGGTTTATCGGGTTCAATCTGGGCAGGGAGCCgtggccggctggcagaagggaGCAGTGGAAAGGGAGCGGCCGGTGGGTGACCTCTGGAggggagcccatgctggagccaTGA